The following coding sequences lie in one Chromatiales bacterium genomic window:
- a CDS encoding DUF3365 domain-containing protein yields MNLRLKFNLILLATGLVGLTVAGVFTHRLLQQHAEQEVLEQANMMMESALAVRKYTVDELRPLLRKVPGDEFLPQTVPAYAASRYVAALQKNHPDYGYKEAALNPSNPSNRATDWEADIIEWFRTHPQADQLTGARETPIGPSFYYSRPIRITDGACLSCHDRADNAPKAVVARYGAVNGFGWKMNETVGAQVVSVPQSLPFERARQAFYLFMAMLAGVFVLVGVVMNVLLSRLVIRPIEGMARHAEELSQGKLAGAELKVRGSDELAQLGRSINLMQRSLGSAMDMLNETLGPRR; encoded by the coding sequence ATGAACCTGCGACTGAAATTCAACCTGATCCTGCTCGCCACCGGCCTCGTCGGCCTGACCGTGGCCGGCGTGTTCACCCATCGCCTGCTGCAGCAGCACGCCGAACAGGAGGTGCTCGAACAGGCGAACATGATGATGGAAAGCGCGCTGGCCGTGCGCAAGTACACGGTCGACGAACTGCGCCCGTTATTGCGCAAGGTCCCCGGCGACGAGTTTCTGCCACAGACCGTTCCGGCCTACGCGGCATCGCGCTATGTGGCCGCGCTGCAGAAAAACCACCCGGATTACGGCTACAAGGAGGCGGCGTTGAATCCGTCGAACCCGTCGAATCGCGCAACCGACTGGGAGGCCGACATCATCGAATGGTTTCGCACCCACCCGCAGGCCGACCAGCTGACCGGTGCGCGCGAGACACCGATCGGACCGTCGTTCTATTACAGCCGCCCGATCCGCATCACCGACGGCGCCTGCCTGAGCTGCCACGACCGCGCCGACAACGCCCCCAAGGCCGTGGTGGCCCGTTACGGCGCTGTCAACGGCTTCGGCTGGAAGATGAACGAGACGGTCGGCGCGCAGGTCGTTTCGGTGCCGCAGTCGCTGCCGTTCGAACGCGCACGGCAGGCGTTCTATCTGTTCATGGCGATGCTGGCGGGCGTGTTCGTGCTGGTCGGCGTGGTCATGAACGTGCTGCTGTCGCGGCTGGTCATCCGGCCCATCGAGGGCATGGCCCGGCACGCCGAGGAGCTCAGCCAGGGCAAGCTCGCCGGAGCCGAACTCAAGGTCCGCGGCAGTGACGAACTGGCCCAGCTCGGTCGCTCCATCAACCTCATGCAGCGCAGCCTCGGCAGCGCGATGGACATGCTCAACGAGACGCTCGGTCCGCGCCGGTGA
- a CDS encoding serine/threonine protein kinase, whose product MNLPQRIGKYHVKSLLGQGAMGIVYLAHDPDIDRSVAIKVLHPQYDDPAEGRAMQDRFRREAQAAARCLHSNIVAVFDLGVDAGRNYIVMEYVRGEALRYFLKNDYRFSLGESLHIIAQVLEGLAVAHRFGVVHRDIKPANIILLDSGAVKVADFGVARVAGSDLTLDGNMIGTPSYMSPEGLRGQTVDQRADLYSAGMVLLELLTGARPVPQDLYTQPVSVFVDNALGGERGRVLPQGVGAMLHRALADHREQRYPDAATFLAALRHEQAELTTPESAETTLADTVVSRRPLVAPQPVGEPMFELPPEVLDKLEQSLVSHIGPMAKMLMRKTGTGTLDPEAFIQSLAQHISNPHERAEFLDKARRCLREGCGGSVSSLRTTATVGTSTMAEQLSPQQVDRLANILAGFVGPVALQLVRKRARETGNAGDLHRLLASAIPNPDEKRRFLGLVGD is encoded by the coding sequence GTGAATCTGCCGCAGCGGATCGGCAAATACCATGTGAAGTCCCTGCTCGGGCAGGGCGCGATGGGGATTGTCTATCTCGCGCATGACCCGGACATCGACCGCTCCGTCGCGATCAAGGTCCTGCATCCGCAGTACGACGATCCCGCCGAAGGCCGCGCGATGCAGGATCGCTTTCGCCGCGAGGCGCAGGCCGCGGCGCGCTGCCTGCACTCGAACATCGTCGCCGTGTTCGATCTCGGCGTCGACGCCGGGCGCAACTACATCGTCATGGAATACGTGCGCGGCGAGGCGTTGCGCTACTTCCTGAAAAACGATTACCGGTTCTCGCTCGGTGAGTCGCTGCACATCATCGCCCAGGTGCTGGAGGGGCTCGCGGTCGCGCACCGCTTCGGCGTCGTGCACCGGGACATCAAGCCCGCGAACATCATCCTGCTCGACAGCGGCGCGGTGAAGGTCGCGGATTTCGGTGTCGCGCGGGTCGCCGGCTCGGACCTCACGCTCGACGGCAACATGATCGGCACGCCGAGCTACATGAGCCCGGAAGGGCTGCGCGGTCAGACCGTCGACCAGCGTGCCGATCTCTACAGCGCCGGCATGGTGCTGCTGGAACTGCTGACCGGTGCGCGCCCCGTACCGCAGGACCTGTACACCCAGCCGGTGAGCGTCTTCGTCGACAACGCGCTCGGCGGCGAGCGTGGCCGCGTGCTGCCGCAGGGCGTCGGCGCCATGCTGCACCGGGCCCTGGCCGACCATCGCGAACAGCGTTATCCGGACGCGGCGACTTTCCTAGCCGCGCTGCGCCATGAGCAGGCCGAACTGACCACCCCCGAATCGGCCGAGACGACGCTCGCGGACACCGTCGTCAGCCGGCGGCCACTCGTGGCCCCGCAGCCGGTCGGCGAGCCGATGTTCGAGCTGCCGCCCGAGGTACTCGACAAGCTCGAACAGAGCCTGGTGAGCCACATCGGGCCGATGGCGAAGATGCTCATGCGCAAGACCGGCACCGGCACGCTGGACCCGGAAGCCTTCATCCAGTCGCTGGCCCAGCACATCAGCAATCCGCACGAGCGCGCGGAGTTTCTCGACAAGGCGCGCCGTTGTTTGCGCGAAGGCTGCGGGGGCAGCGTGTCATCGCTGCGCACCACGGCGACGGTCGGGACCAGCACCATGGCCGAGCAGCTGAGCCCGCAGCAGGTCGACCGGCTCGCGAACATCCTGGCCGGGTTCGTTGGGCCGGTGGCCTTGCAGCTCGTGCGCAAGCGTGCGCGCGAGACTGGCAATGCGGGGGATCTGCATCGGCTGCTCGCCTCGGCGATACCAAACCCAGACGAAAAGCGCCGGTTCTTGGGACTGGTCGGCGACTGA
- a CDS encoding GGDEF domain-containing protein, with the protein MSDSTETDTDTDIRSGSEGGTTVGAAPNRLARMGRSTPFLTIAYPTANQQHFEIGAAPLVIGRGRNVGVVIDDRLASREHCRVSLTAEGIVVEDLESTNGTMIDGVTIQRARLGTESRLQIGDYIFRLEYRNREELAYERALVEAATTDPLTGIANRNALIERAGLLYGQCRREGRALAIAMLDIDHFKRINDTHGHPAGDHVIKLVAQMLADQMRESDIFGRYGGEEFMAVLPDLDGAGAETACERLRTAVESMEIAWSGTPLAVTISVGMCARAGNTLEGLDAGIATADKALYAAKHAGRNRVCTG; encoded by the coding sequence GTGAGCGACTCGACTGAAACCGATACGGACACCGACATCCGCAGCGGCAGCGAAGGCGGCACCACGGTCGGTGCCGCACCGAACCGGCTCGCGCGCATGGGTCGCAGCACGCCGTTTCTGACCATCGCCTATCCGACCGCCAATCAGCAGCATTTCGAGATCGGCGCCGCCCCGCTGGTGATCGGTCGCGGGCGCAACGTGGGCGTGGTGATCGACGACCGGCTGGCCTCGCGCGAACACTGTCGCGTGTCCCTGACGGCCGAAGGCATCGTCGTCGAAGATCTGGAATCCACCAACGGCACCATGATCGACGGCGTCACCATACAGCGCGCGCGACTCGGGACCGAATCCCGCCTGCAGATCGGCGACTACATCTTCCGGCTCGAATACCGCAACCGCGAAGAACTCGCCTATGAGCGCGCGCTGGTGGAGGCCGCGACGACCGACCCGCTGACCGGCATCGCCAACCGCAACGCGCTGATCGAGCGCGCCGGGCTGTTATACGGCCAGTGCCGACGCGAGGGTCGCGCGCTGGCCATCGCGATGCTCGACATCGATCACTTCAAGCGCATCAATGACACGCACGGGCATCCCGCAGGCGATCACGTGATCAAGCTGGTCGCGCAGATGCTCGCCGACCAGATGCGCGAATCCGACATCTTCGGGCGATACGGCGGCGAGGAATTCATGGCTGTACTGCCGGATCTCGACGGCGCCGGGGCCGAAACGGCCTGCGAACGGCTGCGCACGGCGGTCGAGAGCATGGAGATTGCATGGAGCGGAACGCCGCTCGCGGTGACGATCTCGGTCGGCATGTGCGCGCGTGCCGGCAATACGCTCGAAGGTCTGGATGCCGGCATCGCAACCGCCGACAAGGCGCTTTACGCAGCCAAGCACGCCGGCCGCAACCGCGTGTGCACCGGCTGA
- the nhaA gene encoding Na+/H+ antiporter NhaA, with the protein MTVNNDTFGLERIFDRVTTPIEEFIHDQTAGGLVLMACAVLALVLANSPWAESYAHILHTPITLSIGAWSLSHSLHHWINDGLMTLFFFVVGLEIKREFLVGELADRRRAALPIAAAIGGMVVPAGIYALINAGGPGIAGWGVPMATDIAFAVGVLVLLGPRIPRPLLTMLLALAIVDDLGGVLVIALFYTHDLNLTALAWVGILFAALMILNRGGVRRPWVYFVFGTMMWLAMLASGVHATLAGILTAWTIPARPKYEPRQFIEKVDELLDRMKTGCSNQTSLLANQQQYALVQALENGVHHVEAPLQRLEHTLHLPVAFLIVPIFALANAGVPIEAASLGQLLHDPIALGIVLGLVLGKFLGITGAVWLAVRLGFGQLSAGVSFAQVMGVALIAGIGFTMSIFIAELAFAGDAARLVVAKTGILAASLIAGISGFLWLRLVSRPA; encoded by the coding sequence ATGACCGTGAACAACGACACCTTCGGACTCGAACGCATCTTCGACCGCGTCACCACGCCGATCGAGGAGTTCATCCACGACCAGACCGCCGGCGGCCTGGTCCTGATGGCCTGCGCCGTTCTGGCCCTGGTGCTCGCCAACTCGCCCTGGGCCGAGAGTTACGCACACATCCTGCATACGCCGATCACCCTGTCGATCGGCGCCTGGTCGCTGAGCCACAGCCTGCACCACTGGATCAACGACGGCCTGATGACGCTGTTCTTCTTCGTCGTCGGTCTGGAAATCAAGCGCGAGTTTCTGGTCGGCGAACTCGCCGACCGTCGCCGCGCGGCGCTGCCGATCGCGGCTGCCATCGGCGGCATGGTCGTCCCCGCGGGGATCTACGCGCTGATCAACGCGGGCGGACCGGGCATCGCCGGCTGGGGCGTGCCGATGGCGACGGACATCGCCTTCGCCGTCGGCGTACTCGTGCTGCTGGGACCACGCATCCCACGTCCGCTGCTGACCATGCTGCTCGCGCTCGCCATCGTCGATGACCTCGGTGGCGTGCTCGTGATCGCGCTGTTCTATACCCACGACCTGAATCTCACGGCGCTCGCCTGGGTCGGCATCCTCTTTGCCGCACTGATGATCCTGAATCGCGGCGGTGTGCGCAGACCGTGGGTCTATTTCGTGTTCGGTACCATGATGTGGCTGGCGATGCTGGCATCCGGCGTGCATGCGACGCTGGCCGGCATTCTCACCGCCTGGACGATCCCCGCACGTCCAAAATACGAGCCGCGACAGTTCATCGAAAAGGTCGACGAGCTGCTCGACCGCATGAAGACGGGGTGCAGCAACCAGACCTCGCTGCTCGCCAACCAGCAGCAGTACGCGCTGGTGCAGGCGCTCGAAAACGGCGTGCATCACGTCGAGGCGCCGTTACAACGGCTCGAGCACACCCTGCATCTGCCGGTGGCCTTTCTGATCGTGCCGATCTTCGCGCTGGCGAATGCCGGCGTTCCGATCGAGGCCGCGAGCCTTGGCCAGCTGCTGCACGACCCGATCGCGCTCGGCATCGTGCTTGGGCTGGTGCTCGGTAAGTTCCTCGGCATTACCGGGGCCGTGTGGCTCGCCGTGCGTCTCGGCTTCGGTCAGCTCAGCGCCGGGGTCAGCTTCGCGCAGGTCATGGGCGTCGCACTGATCGCCGGCATCGGCTTTACGATGTCGATCTTCATCGCCGAACTCGCGTTCGCGGGCGACGCGGCGCGGCTGGTGGTCGCCAAGACCGGCATCCTCGCCGCCTCGCTGATCGCCGGCATCAGCGGCTTCCTGTGGCTGCGACTGGTGAGCAGGCCCGCCTGA
- a CDS encoding rhodanese-like domain-containing protein, whose translation MLFRNFRLTILVLAAGLLGACADPPPYVNVDSTGLEQLVAQGVVLYDIRRPEEWRQTGVVAGSELLTFADASGRVRPEFFDRFQREVPRDRPVALICRTGNRTDVLGRYLMDQLGYKQVFNVRDGITAWMREGHPVHKP comes from the coding sequence ATGCTTTTCCGCAACTTTCGGCTGACGATCCTGGTGCTTGCCGCCGGGTTACTCGGTGCCTGCGCCGACCCGCCGCCGTATGTGAACGTCGACAGCACCGGTCTCGAGCAACTCGTCGCGCAAGGTGTGGTGCTCTACGACATCCGTCGGCCCGAGGAATGGCGCCAGACCGGCGTGGTCGCCGGCAGCGAACTGCTGACCTTCGCGGACGCCAGCGGCCGAGTTCGTCCCGAGTTCTTCGACCGTTTCCAGCGCGAAGTACCCCGCGATCGGCCGGTCGCGCTGATCTGTCGCACCGGCAACCGCACCGACGTCCTCGGCCGTTACCTGATGGATCAGCTGGGCTATAAACAGGTCTTCAACGTTCGCGACGGCATCACCGCATGGATGCGCGAGGGCCATCCGGTACACAAGCCCTGA
- a CDS encoding sulfite exporter TauE/SafE family protein, whose product MELWQLGVLTIMGVVSGWLNVMAGGGSLLTVPVMIFMGVPAPVANGTNRIGILTQNIAALTNFRRKGLREWRLALSLSAVASVGAGAGAQLGVRFDGPWFNALLALVMLAVLVLMITGTGTRSTPDEAAIPRSRLVAGHILMLGAGFWGGLIQIGVGFILIPILNRVLGMGLVRVNFYKVFIILVYTVVAMVVYATQVQILWIAGACLAAGSALGGWVGAHSTVRHGERWIRPVLYTTLVAFIIKLVWPE is encoded by the coding sequence TTGGAACTCTGGCAGCTTGGCGTGCTTACGATCATGGGCGTGGTCTCGGGCTGGCTCAACGTGATGGCCGGCGGGGGGTCGCTGCTGACCGTGCCCGTGATGATTTTCATGGGGGTGCCGGCACCGGTCGCGAATGGCACCAACCGCATCGGCATCCTCACGCAGAACATCGCAGCGCTGACGAACTTTCGCCGCAAGGGACTGCGCGAGTGGCGGCTGGCGCTGAGCCTTTCCGCTGTCGCCTCGGTCGGCGCCGGCGCCGGGGCGCAGCTCGGTGTGCGATTCGACGGGCCATGGTTCAACGCGCTGCTGGCCTTGGTCATGCTCGCCGTGCTGGTGCTGATGATCACCGGCACGGGCACGAGGTCCACACCCGACGAGGCCGCGATACCACGCAGCAGGCTCGTCGCCGGTCACATCCTGATGCTCGGCGCCGGGTTCTGGGGCGGGCTCATCCAGATCGGCGTGGGCTTCATCCTGATCCCGATCCTCAACCGCGTGCTCGGCATGGGTCTGGTAAGGGTCAACTTCTACAAGGTGTTCATCATCCTGGTCTATACCGTCGTTGCGATGGTGGTGTACGCCACGCAGGTGCAGATCCTGTGGATCGCTGGCGCCTGTCTCGCCGCCGGTTCAGCGCTCGGCGGCTGGGTCGGCGCACACTCCACCGTGCGCCATGGAGAGCGCTGGATTCGCCCTGTGCTCTACACGACGCTGGTCGCGTTCATCATCAAGCTGGTCTGGCCGGAGTGA
- a CDS encoding DMT family transporter, whose product MSAAHAHRDLYIGIAATVLAAFVLAGMDTIAKFLMRSLPTEQVVWARFFFHLLLVGAIFARRGNWSFVRTRHPVLQTVRGATLVGVTLSLYSAIRNGSLAEATAIVFFAPVLVTVLSGPMLGERVRHWHWLAVFLGFAGVLVIVRPGFREHDSALWLACVAAVSLALYFVLTRRLRGLDSERTTLFHTTLGGSVLLSILAGLSWQAPTAAEWAVLVGIGALGAGGHLLLVRAFHLAPASTLAPFLNAQLVAAAIYSAVFFNDVLDLPFLAGTALIVGAGLWVSQRDRRALHRPAP is encoded by the coding sequence ATGTCCGCCGCGCATGCCCATCGCGACCTCTACATCGGCATCGCCGCGACGGTGCTAGCCGCGTTCGTGCTTGCCGGCATGGACACGATCGCGAAGTTCCTGATGCGGTCTCTGCCGACCGAGCAGGTCGTCTGGGCACGATTCTTCTTCCACCTGCTGCTGGTCGGCGCGATCTTCGCAAGGCGCGGCAACTGGTCGTTCGTGCGCACGCGCCATCCGGTGCTCCAGACCGTGCGTGGGGCGACGCTGGTCGGCGTGACGCTGAGCCTGTATTCGGCGATCCGCAACGGCTCGCTGGCCGAGGCGACCGCAATCGTGTTCTTCGCACCGGTGCTGGTCACCGTGCTTTCGGGGCCCATGCTCGGTGAGCGCGTACGACACTGGCACTGGCTCGCCGTCTTCCTTGGTTTCGCGGGCGTGCTTGTGATCGTGAGGCCGGGTTTTCGTGAGCACGATTCGGCGCTGTGGCTCGCCTGTGTCGCAGCAGTGTCGCTGGCGCTGTATTTCGTGCTGACGCGCAGGCTGCGCGGGCTCGACAGCGAACGCACGACGCTGTTCCACACGACACTGGGCGGCAGCGTGCTGCTCAGCATCCTCGCAGGATTGAGCTGGCAAGCCCCGACTGCGGCGGAATGGGCCGTGCTGGTGGGCATCGGCGCGCTCGGCGCAGGCGGACACCTGCTGCTGGTGCGTGCGTTTCATCTGGCGCCGGCCAGCACGCTGGCGCCGTTTCTGAATGCACAGCTCGTCGCGGCCGCGATCTACAGCGCCGTGTTCTTCAACGACGTGCTGGATCTACCGTTCCTGGCCGGCACCGCGTTGATTGTCGGCGCCGGGCTGTGGGTTTCGCAGCGCGACCGCAGAGCGCTGCATCGACCGGCGCCCTGA
- a CDS encoding glycosyltransferase family 1 protein, whose translation MTVGRLVEGLRARSHTVSVVRPRRNGRDRPGPNETLVGGLPLPGYPELRFDMPATGRLRRQWTARRPDAVHIVTEGPLGWSALRAARSLGIPVTSGYHTNFDRYSRHYRAGFMGPAVRGWLSRFHRRTDATLVPTATLANDLGRRGIPGVRVVARGIDTTLFDPSRRDAALREAWSCAPDTLAVLYVGRLAAEKNLALVETAFEMIAARGQPARMIWVGDGPQRERLRRSHPDHHFAGSRVGNDLAAHYASADLFLFASLTETYGNVTVEAMASGLPVVAFDDAAAGVLIRHGETGLLAPPGNFEAFIEAALHAADDADLRRSMGERARARVVPLGWDAIVCEMEQAIRAAIAGRAEAGPTAAKASQ comes from the coding sequence ATGACGGTCGGACGGCTGGTCGAGGGTCTGCGCGCGCGTTCGCACACGGTGTCGGTCGTGCGGCCACGACGCAACGGGCGTGACCGCCCCGGCCCGAACGAAACCCTCGTCGGTGGCCTGCCCCTTCCCGGCTATCCCGAATTGCGTTTCGACATGCCGGCAACCGGGCGTCTGCGGCGCCAGTGGACCGCCCGCCGACCGGACGCCGTGCACATCGTGACCGAGGGTCCGCTGGGCTGGTCTGCACTGCGCGCCGCGCGCAGCCTCGGCATCCCGGTCACCAGCGGCTATCACACCAACTTCGACCGCTACAGCCGGCACTATCGGGCCGGATTCATGGGCCCCGCAGTGCGCGGCTGGCTCTCGCGATTTCACCGACGCACCGATGCAACCCTGGTGCCGACCGCTACGCTTGCCAACGATCTGGGCAGGCGGGGTATCCCCGGCGTTCGCGTCGTGGCGCGCGGCATCGACACCACACTGTTCGATCCGTCACGTCGAGATGCGGCGCTGCGCGAGGCCTGGAGCTGCGCGCCCGACACCCTGGCCGTGCTCTACGTCGGCCGGCTCGCCGCGGAAAAGAACCTCGCGCTAGTCGAAACCGCTTTCGAGATGATCGCCGCGCGCGGCCAGCCGGCACGCATGATCTGGGTTGGCGACGGGCCCCAGCGCGAACGGCTCCGGCGCAGTCATCCCGACCACCACTTCGCGGGCAGCCGGGTCGGCAACGACCTTGCCGCACACTACGCCTCGGCCGATCTGTTCCTGTTCGCGAGCCTCACGGAAACCTACGGTAATGTCACCGTCGAGGCGATGGCCAGCGGCCTGCCGGTGGTTGCCTTCGACGATGCCGCGGCCGGCGTACTGATCCGCCACGGCGAGACGGGTCTGCTCGCGCCGCCGGGCAATTTCGAGGCCTTCATCGAGGCGGCGCTGCACGCCGCGGACGATGCCGACCTGCGCCGTTCGATGGGTGAGCGCGCCCGCGCTCGCGTGGTCCCGCTCGGCTGGGACGCGATCGTGTGCGAGATGGAACAGGCGATTCGAGCCGCAATCGCCGGGCGCGCCGAAGCAGGCCCAACCGCCGCAAAAGCCTCGCAATAG
- a CDS encoding diacylglycerol kinase has product MAGLRTAYANEDAFRQEVFLAIVLIPLALWLPVGMLGKAVMIGSVLLVLIVELLNSAIEAAVDRISLDKHQLSKRAKDIGSAAVFVALVNVVVVWVCVLLEN; this is encoded by the coding sequence ATGGCCGGCCTGCGCACCGCCTATGCAAACGAGGATGCGTTCCGTCAGGAAGTGTTTCTGGCGATCGTGCTGATTCCGCTTGCGCTATGGCTGCCCGTGGGCATGCTCGGCAAGGCGGTCATGATCGGCTCGGTGTTGCTGGTGCTGATCGTCGAGTTGCTGAACTCGGCCATCGAGGCCGCGGTGGATCGTATCTCGCTGGACAAGCATCAGCTGTCCAAGCGTGCCAAGGACATCGGTAGTGCCGCGGTTTTCGTGGCGCTCGTAAACGTCGTCGTCGTGTGGGTGTGTGTGCTGCTGGAAAACTGA
- a CDS encoding glycosyltransferase translates to MNASPLRVLMVSDVYFPRVNGVSTAIETYRRNLAALGVQVELLAPDYGDNAHQNGITRVRARRVPFDPEDRLMHWRRLRRTAIRLARYTDLVHIHTPFAAHYAGVAAARCYGLPVVSSYHTLFEEYLELYAPMVPSAWLRGFARTLARRQCRALTATIVPSCAMAERLAAYGVRDGVSVLPTGVPTAQFRIADRATRREQFRQRLGIDPDTPVALFVGRAAHEKNIGFLIESLVIARKRAPSLMLLIAGEGPALTSLRELARKTGQSEVVRFLGYLDRDRDLPDCYAAADLFAFASRTETQGLALIEAMAAGLPVVALAEMGTRDLLSANRGAMVTNDDTSAFARALADLALDVDARRLLGEEATALAEKWSDVALTGRLAQLYHSLASQPRRGFNSWKALSKARQA, encoded by the coding sequence ATGAACGCAAGTCCGCTGCGCGTTCTGATGGTCTCCGATGTCTACTTTCCGCGCGTGAACGGGGTATCGACTGCCATCGAGACCTATCGGCGCAACCTCGCCGCACTGGGCGTGCAGGTCGAACTCCTCGCACCCGACTATGGCGACAATGCGCACCAGAACGGGATCACGCGCGTTCGCGCGCGGCGCGTGCCGTTCGACCCCGAGGATCGCCTGATGCACTGGCGACGCTTGCGGCGGACCGCGATTCGCCTCGCCAGATACACCGATCTCGTGCACATACACACACCGTTCGCGGCTCACTATGCAGGCGTTGCTGCGGCGCGATGTTACGGCCTGCCCGTGGTGTCGAGTTATCACACGCTGTTCGAGGAATACCTTGAACTCTACGCGCCGATGGTCCCGTCCGCATGGCTGCGCGGGTTCGCGCGCACGCTGGCACGCCGACAGTGCCGCGCGCTCACTGCCACCATCGTACCGTCCTGCGCAATGGCCGAACGACTCGCGGCCTACGGCGTGCGCGATGGGGTCAGTGTGCTGCCCACCGGCGTGCCGACTGCACAGTTTCGAATCGCGGATCGGGCGACGCGGCGCGAACAGTTCCGTCAACGGCTGGGAATTGACCCCGACACCCCCGTGGCCCTGTTCGTTGGCCGCGCAGCGCATGAGAAAAACATCGGCTTTCTGATCGAGTCGCTGGTGATCGCCCGCAAGCGCGCGCCTTCGCTGATGCTTCTGATCGCCGGCGAGGGTCCGGCACTCACCAGCCTGCGAGAGCTCGCCCGCAAGACCGGTCAGTCGGAAGTCGTGCGCTTTCTGGGTTATCTCGATCGTGACCGCGACCTACCCGACTGCTACGCGGCAGCCGACCTGTTCGCGTTTGCGTCACGCACGGAAACGCAGGGGCTGGCGTTGATCGAGGCGATGGCAGCCGGGTTGCCCGTGGTTGCACTCGCGGAAATGGGCACGCGCGACCTGCTTTCCGCAAACCGTGGCGCCATGGTGACCAACGACGACACGAGCGCGTTCGCGCGCGCGCTGGCTGATCTGGCACTTGATGTCGACGCACGCCGATTGCTCGGCGAGGAAGCCACCGCGCTCGCCGAGAAGTGGTCGGACGTGGCGCTCACCGGGCGCCTGGCCCAGCTGTACCATAGCCTCGCCTCACAACCCCGGCGAGGATTCAACTCTTGGAAAGCCCTTTCAAAGGCCAGACAGGCCTGA
- a CDS encoding UDP-2,3-diacylglucosamine diphosphatase has product MPQVRSVFLSDIHLGTRACQAAHLLEFLREHPAERLFLIGDIIDFWSMSRSIHWNRTQNTVVQKILRRARHGEEVVFIPGNHDEALRDYDGVVFGDIRVENEWVHETADGRRFLLVHGDEFDQVTRYHKWVAILGDVSYNQLVRLNSMLSWFRRKLGIAGYWSLAGYAKRKVKRALEFIFHFQDAALHSARARGLDGVICGHIHWAEIREQDGLTYINCGDWVDSCTAIVEHEDGRLEMIEWSKRMRELDNVTMFPRKASNA; this is encoded by the coding sequence ATGCCGCAGGTGCGCAGCGTCTTTCTGTCGGATATCCACCTGGGCACACGCGCGTGCCAGGCCGCGCATCTGCTGGAGTTCCTCCGCGAACACCCCGCCGAACGCCTGTTCCTGATCGGCGACATCATCGACTTCTGGTCGATGAGCCGTTCGATCCATTGGAATCGCACCCAGAACACAGTCGTGCAGAAGATCCTTCGCCGCGCGCGGCATGGCGAAGAAGTCGTATTCATTCCGGGCAACCACGACGAGGCGCTGCGCGATTACGACGGCGTCGTCTTCGGCGACATCCGCGTCGAGAACGAGTGGGTGCACGAGACCGCCGACGGCCGGCGCTTTCTGCTGGTGCATGGTGACGAATTCGACCAGGTCACCCGCTACCACAAGTGGGTCGCGATACTCGGCGACGTCTCCTACAACCAGCTCGTGCGTCTGAATTCAATGCTGTCGTGGTTTCGACGCAAGCTCGGCATCGCCGGCTACTGGTCGCTCGCCGGATACGCCAAACGCAAGGTCAAGCGTGCGCTCGAATTCATCTTTCATTTTCAGGACGCCGCCCTGCATTCCGCGCGGGCGCGCGGCCTCGATGGCGTGATCTGCGGACACATCCACTGGGCCGAGATTCGGGAACAGGACGGGCTGACCTACATCAATTGCGGTGACTGGGTCGACTCGTGCACCGCGATCGTCGAGCACGAGGACGGTCGACTCGAGATGATCGAGTGGAGCAAGCGCATGCGTGAACTCGACAACGTGACCATGTTTCCGAGGAAAGCCTCCAACGCATGA